The Clostridium chauvoei genome has a window encoding:
- the ispG gene encoding flavodoxin-dependent (E)-4-hydroxy-3-methylbut-2-enyl-diphosphate synthase codes for MERKNTRKVKVGNVYVGGDANVSIQSMTNTDTRDVNKTLDQINVLYKAGCEIIRCAVPDNEAAVALKEICEKSPIPVVADIHFDYRLALEAIKNGVSALRINPGNIGNEERIKLVAEAAKEKGIPIRIGVNSGSLEKDILERDGKPTAKGLVESAMRHVKILEELKFFDIVISIKSSDVSMMIESYRLMSETCDYPLHLGVTESGTPFRGTIKSSIGLGTLLAEGIGDTIRVSLTSDPIEEIKVAKEILKALNLRENGLQFISCPTCGRTQINLIKIAEEVEKRLENIDKNIKVAVMGCVVNGPGEAREADIGIAGGKGEGIIFKKGKIVKKVKEEELIEALMKEIENL; via the coding sequence ATGGAAAGAAAAAATACAAGAAAAGTTAAGGTTGGAAATGTATATGTTGGTGGAGATGCTAATGTTTCAATTCAATCAATGACTAATACAGATACAAGAGATGTAAATAAGACTTTAGATCAAATAAATGTTTTATATAAAGCTGGATGTGAAATAATAAGATGTGCAGTTCCTGATAATGAAGCTGCAGTGGCATTAAAGGAAATATGTGAAAAATCACCTATTCCTGTAGTTGCAGACATACATTTTGATTATAGATTAGCTTTAGAAGCAATTAAAAATGGAGTTTCAGCTCTTAGAATAAATCCAGGTAATATTGGTAATGAGGAAAGAATTAAGCTAGTAGCAGAGGCAGCAAAAGAAAAGGGAATTCCAATAAGAATAGGAGTAAATTCTGGATCTTTAGAAAAAGATATACTTGAAAGAGATGGAAAACCAACCGCTAAAGGACTAGTTGAATCTGCTATGAGACATGTTAAAATACTAGAAGAATTAAAGTTTTTTGATATAGTAATTTCAATAAAGTCTTCTGATGTAAGTATGATGATAGAATCTTATAGACTAATGAGTGAAACTTGTGATTATCCTCTTCATTTAGGTGTTACAGAATCAGGAACACCATTTAGAGGTACTATAAAGTCAAGTATAGGACTAGGAACCTTATTAGCAGAAGGAATTGGTGATACAATAAGAGTATCATTAACAAGTGATCCTATAGAAGAAATTAAAGTAGCAAAGGAAATTCTTAAAGCCTTAAATTTAAGAGAAAATGGATTGCAGTTTATATCATGTCCAACTTGCGGAAGAACTCAAATAAATTTAATTAAAATTGCTGAAGAAGTAGAGAAAAGATTAGAAAATATAGATAAAAATATAAAGGTTGCAGTAATGGGGTGTGTAGTTAATGGACCTGGAGAAGCAAGAGAAGCTGATATTGGAATTGCAGGTGGAAAAGGCGAAGGTATAATATTTAAAAAAGGTAAAATAGTTAAAAAAGTAAAAGAAGAAGAGTTAATAGAAGCTTTAATGAAAGAAATAGAAAATCTATAA
- the rseP gene encoding RIP metalloprotease RseP has protein sequence MYIILALLGFSLLIIVHELGHFIMAKVNGIRVEEFAIGMGPKIFKTQGKETMYSIGLFPIGGYVKMMGEEEDVQDERSFSSKSPLRRISVIIAGAAMNFLFAILIFTIFLSKFGYRISEVRSVSDKSPAYEAGVEVGDKFLKVDGSKVFSADDIIVAINMAKNRPVDFLVERNGEKREITITPELINENGKEVYRIGFGFEVNENPTILESFKESFKQTASVVVQSFKGLKMIVTGKANLKTDVGGPVSIIKMSSEAAKNGIWNLMYFVAFISVNLAVFNMLPIPALDGGWTIILLIELITKKKVPDKIVGTINYIGLMALFGLMILVTIKDILFPIKF, from the coding sequence TTGTATATTATTTTAGCATTACTAGGATTTAGTTTGCTTATAATTGTTCATGAACTTGGACATTTTATAATGGCGAAGGTTAATGGAATAAGAGTAGAAGAATTTGCTATAGGTATGGGACCTAAGATATTTAAAACTCAAGGAAAAGAAACTATGTATTCAATAGGTTTATTTCCTATTGGAGGATATGTAAAAATGATGGGAGAAGAGGAAGATGTTCAAGATGAAAGAAGTTTTTCATCTAAATCACCTCTTAGAAGAATAAGTGTTATAATAGCTGGTGCAGCGATGAACTTTTTATTTGCAATTCTTATATTTACGATTTTTTTATCAAAGTTTGGATATAGAATTTCAGAAGTAAGAAGTGTATCAGATAAATCACCTGCATATGAGGCTGGAGTTGAAGTTGGAGATAAGTTTTTAAAGGTAGATGGAAGCAAAGTATTTTCAGCTGATGATATAATAGTTGCGATAAATATGGCAAAGAATAGACCAGTAGATTTTCTAGTAGAAAGAAATGGTGAAAAAAGAGAGATAACAATAACACCAGAGTTAATAAATGAAAATGGGAAAGAAGTTTATAGAATAGGTTTTGGATTTGAAGTAAATGAAAATCCTACTATTTTAGAAAGCTTTAAAGAAAGCTTTAAGCAAACGGCATCAGTTGTAGTTCAAAGCTTTAAAGGACTTAAAATGATAGTAACAGGTAAAGCTAATTTAAAAACTGATGTAGGTGGTCCAGTATCTATTATAAAGATGTCTAGTGAGGCTGCTAAAAATGGTATTTGGAACCTTATGTACTTTGTAGCATTTATAAGTGTAAATTTAGCTGTATTTAATATGTTACCTATACCAGCTTTAGATGGAGGTTGGACTATAATATTACTTATAGAATTAATTACAAAGAAAAAGGTACCAGATAAAATAGTAGGAACAATAAATTATATAGGGTTAATGGCGTTATTTGGGCTTATGATTTTAGTTACCATAAAAGATATATTATTCCCTATTAAGTTTTAA
- the dxr gene encoding 1-deoxy-D-xylulose-5-phosphate reductoisomerase — protein sequence MKNISILGATGSIGTQTLDVIRQSNGDIKLIGVTANSSVDKIKEIIDEFNPKYIAMMDKESAEKVKAYTLEKSLNTVVLDGIEGLEKIASLDEIDMVVTSVVGMIGLKPTMKAIEAKKDIALANKETLVVAGELVMKKAKEMGVEILPVDSEHSAIFQALSGYTEKDINKIILTASGGPFRGKKIEDLKNVTVKDALKHPKWNMGQKISIDSASLMNKGLEVIEAHFLFDCPYENIEVVVHKQSIIHSMVEYKDASIIAQLGSADMRLPIQYAINKRERKSQIAKPISFLEISELTFEKPDFETFKCLKLAYEAGKEGGLATTILNGANEEAVALLLEEKIQFLQIAEIIEECMIYFEDEKTKKLTLDNIIELDKKVREYIRGKWN from the coding sequence ATGAAAAATATTTCAATTTTAGGGGCAACAGGCTCAATAGGTACACAAACATTAGATGTAATAAGACAATCAAATGGTGATATAAAGTTAATTGGGGTTACAGCTAATTCATCAGTAGATAAAATCAAAGAAATAATAGACGAATTTAATCCTAAATATATTGCTATGATGGATAAAGAAAGCGCTGAAAAAGTAAAGGCTTATACTTTAGAAAAATCATTAAATACAGTAGTTTTAGATGGCATAGAAGGATTAGAAAAAATAGCTTCATTAGATGAAATTGATATGGTAGTTACATCTGTAGTTGGTATGATAGGACTTAAGCCTACTATGAAGGCTATAGAAGCTAAAAAAGATATTGCACTTGCTAATAAGGAGACATTAGTAGTTGCAGGAGAACTAGTTATGAAAAAAGCAAAGGAAATGGGAGTTGAAATTTTACCGGTAGATTCAGAACATAGTGCTATATTTCAAGCATTAAGTGGTTATACTGAAAAAGATATAAATAAAATAATTTTAACAGCTTCAGGTGGACCATTTAGAGGCAAAAAAATAGAAGATTTAAAAAACGTTACAGTAAAAGATGCTCTTAAACATCCAAAATGGAATATGGGGCAAAAAATATCTATAGATTCAGCAAGTCTTATGAATAAAGGACTTGAGGTTATTGAAGCACATTTTCTATTTGATTGTCCATATGAGAATATAGAAGTTGTTGTGCATAAACAAAGTATAATACATTCAATGGTAGAGTATAAAGATGCTAGTATAATAGCTCAACTAGGATCAGCAGATATGAGGCTTCCGATTCAATATGCTATTAATAAAAGAGAAAGAAAGTCGCAAATCGCTAAACCAATAAGTTTTCTTGAAATTTCAGAGTTAACTTTTGAAAAACCAGATTTTGAAACTTTTAAATGTTTAAAACTAGCTTATGAAGCTGGAAAAGAAGGTGGATTGGCTACAACTATATTAAATGGTGCTAATGAAGAAGCTGTTGCATTATTATTAGAAGAGAAGATACAATTTCTTCAAATAGCAGAAATAATAGAAGAATGTATGATATATTTTGAAGATGAAAAAACTAAAAAATTAACTTTAGATAATATTATAGAATTAGATAAAAAAGTAAGAGAGTATATTAGAGGAAAATGGAATTAG
- a CDS encoding AI-2E family transporter, with amino-acid sequence MKFDEQYTKVIKLIILFIVLVIITILIKEYFTPFFIIIFMLLINHPIYKFLVKRNINKNISAIISLLIVNLSLFFIIFYFGNTLITLFQKFYIGNTLAVDNFVNNIRVLLHFDLNKAIKTLTKILNSSIILQGASITGESLIGYFIGNIATYFILVDKTKVYDLLTMLLPKDVVKNIYIKKANLKEVFKIEINLVFLTAFVTIIGFKILGVDNSIFLGIICGMLDILPYVGTIIVFIPIIIYNIIMKRYLLVIGFIALYFLIQIFREILEAKFLSNKLEIHPLVVMLSIYVGVKMFGFVGIIAGPVYCIIAKDIIYNAEEEY; translated from the coding sequence ATGAAATTTGATGAGCAATATACTAAAGTTATAAAATTAATAATATTATTTATAGTTTTAGTGATAATTACTATTTTAATAAAAGAATACTTTACTCCTTTTTTTATTATAATTTTTATGTTACTTATAAATCACCCAATTTATAAATTTCTAGTTAAAAGGAATATAAATAAAAATATTTCAGCAATAATTAGTTTACTAATTGTTAACCTAAGTTTGTTTTTTATTATATTTTATTTTGGAAACACTCTTATTACACTATTTCAAAAATTTTATATTGGAAATACTTTGGCTGTAGATAACTTTGTAAATAATATAAGAGTGTTATTACATTTTGATTTAAATAAAGCAATAAAAACTTTAACTAAAATACTAAATAGCTCTATTATACTTCAAGGAGCTTCAATTACAGGAGAAAGTTTAATTGGATATTTTATTGGTAATATAGCTACATATTTTATATTAGTAGATAAAACTAAGGTATATGATTTATTAACCATGCTTTTACCTAAAGATGTAGTGAAAAATATATATATAAAAAAAGCTAATTTAAAGGAAGTTTTTAAAATAGAAATAAATTTAGTTTTTTTAACAGCCTTTGTTACTATAATTGGATTTAAAATTTTAGGGGTAGATAATAGTATTTTTTTAGGAATTATATGTGGAATGTTAGATATCTTACCTTATGTTGGAACAATAATTGTTTTTATACCAATTATAATATACAATATTATAATGAAAAGATATTTACTAGTAATAGGATTTATAGCATTATATTTTTTAATTCAAATATTTAGAGAAATTTTAGAGGCTAAATTTTTAAGTAATAAATTAGAGATACATCCGTTAGTAGTAATGCTTTCCATATATGTAGGGGTAAAAATGTTTGGATTTGTTGGTATAATTGCAGGTCCAGTTTATTGTATAATTGCAAAGGATATAATTTATAATGCAGAGGAAGAATACTAG
- a CDS encoding phosphatidate cytidylyltransferase: MKSNNRYLGALMIAPFIIFIFLGGIYLKAFTILLSIGGLYEFYNALKEKEFKPVPLIGYLMLALFYLTGNKFDILTFIIIFATFILLCLPVIDLKYTFIDVGLTILGFIYVVVLFSFIPLVNIKPSGEYLVWLIFLGSWLADTAAYYSGKYLGKKKLCPKVSPKKTIAGSIGGFLGSTVGCGIFGIIVGNYVPNVQLIHFFLIGALCGIMGQFGDLVASSIKRYVGLKDYSNLIPGHGGILDRFDSILFNATVVFYYLTFIVKI; the protein is encoded by the coding sequence GTGAAATCAAACAATAGATATTTAGGAGCTCTTATGATAGCACCTTTTATAATATTTATATTTTTAGGTGGTATTTATTTAAAGGCATTTACAATTTTACTTTCTATAGGTGGATTATATGAATTTTATAATGCATTAAAAGAAAAAGAGTTTAAACCTGTTCCATTAATAGGATATTTAATGTTAGCATTATTCTATTTAACTGGAAATAAATTTGATATATTAACTTTTATTATAATATTTGCAACATTTATATTACTTTGTCTTCCAGTAATTGATTTAAAATATACCTTTATAGATGTAGGTTTAACTATATTAGGATTTATATATGTTGTTGTATTATTTAGTTTTATACCTTTAGTTAATATTAAACCTTCTGGAGAATACTTAGTATGGCTTATATTTTTAGGTTCTTGGCTTGCAGATACTGCAGCATATTATTCAGGTAAATATTTAGGTAAGAAAAAATTATGTCCAAAGGTTAGTCCTAAAAAGACAATTGCAGGATCGATAGGCGGGTTTTTAGGAAGTACTGTTGGATGTGGAATTTTTGGTATTATAGTAGGAAACTATGTGCCTAATGTTCAATTAATTCACTTCTTTTTAATAGGAGCTCTTTGTGGAATAATGGGACAATTTGGTGATTTAGTAGCATCCTCAATAAAAAGATATGTAGGATTAAAAGATTATAGTAATCTAATTCCAGGTCATGGTGGTATATTAGATAGATTTGACTCTATATTATTCAATGCTACGGTAGTATTTTATTATTTAACATTTATAGTAAAGATTTAA
- a CDS encoding isoprenyl transferase — MFRFFRNNKEKKEVQNIDIDRNNIPKHIAIIMDGNGRWAKARNLPRTMGHKAGVETIRRILKEAHRLDIKYLTLYAFSTENWKRPEEEVGALMKLLVEYLRAELKELNENGVVIRILGDLSKLNSTVREEVEKAIELTKNNKGVVMNIAFNYGGRDEIIRAVKLVSEDVKKGILKSEDIKEETFESYLYTKNTPDPDLIIRPSGEQRISNFLLWQCAYSEFWYSYICWPDFKEEHLHKAIYDYQNRDRRYGGV; from the coding sequence ATGTTTAGATTTTTTAGAAACAACAAAGAAAAAAAAGAAGTACAAAATATAGATATAGACAGAAATAATATTCCAAAGCACATAGCAATAATTATGGATGGAAATGGAAGATGGGCCAAAGCTAGAAATTTACCTAGAACTATGGGACATAAAGCTGGGGTAGAAACCATTAGAAGAATATTAAAAGAAGCTCATAGATTAGATATAAAGTATTTAACGCTATATGCTTTCTCAACTGAAAATTGGAAAAGACCAGAGGAAGAAGTTGGAGCTCTTATGAAATTACTTGTAGAATATTTAAGAGCTGAACTTAAAGAACTTAATGAAAATGGTGTAGTAATCAGGATTTTAGGAGATCTTTCAAAGCTTAATAGTACTGTAAGAGAAGAAGTAGAAAAAGCAATAGAGCTTACAAAAAACAATAAAGGTGTTGTTATGAATATTGCTTTTAATTACGGTGGAAGAGATGAAATAATTAGAGCTGTTAAACTTGTATCTGAAGATGTTAAAAAGGGAATACTAAAGTCAGAAGATATAAAGGAAGAAACTTTTGAAAGCTATTTATATACAAAAAATACTCCAGATCCAGATCTTATTATAAGACCTTCAGGAGAGCAAAGAATAAGTAATTTCTTATTATGGCAGTGTGCATATTCAGAGTTTTGGTATTCTTATATATGTTGGCCTGATTTTAAAGAAGAACACTTACATAAAGCTATATATGATTATCAAAATAGAGATAGAAGATATGGTGGAGTATAA
- the frr gene encoding ribosome recycling factor, which yields MIKEIIKKAEDKMQKTISVLQKDLSTMKAGRANPTMLDRIQVDYYGSPCPLNQVANISAPEPRVLVITPWEKTLLKEIEKAILVSDLGINPSNDGTIIRLIVPELTEETRKNLVKNVKKTGEDAKIALRSIRREANDKIKSLKKDGDISEDEVKSGEEKVQKVTDSFVKEIDAVIIAKEKEIMSI from the coding sequence ATGATTAAAGAAATTATTAAAAAAGCGGAAGATAAAATGCAAAAGACTATTTCAGTTCTTCAAAAAGACCTTTCAACAATGAAAGCTGGAAGAGCTAACCCTACAATGCTTGATAGAATTCAAGTAGATTACTATGGAAGCCCATGTCCACTAAATCAAGTTGCTAATATATCAGCTCCAGAACCAAGAGTATTAGTAATAACTCCATGGGAAAAAACTCTATTAAAAGAAATAGAAAAAGCTATATTAGTATCAGATCTTGGAATAAATCCTTCAAATGATGGAACAATAATAAGACTTATAGTTCCTGAACTAACAGAAGAAACAAGAAAAAACCTTGTTAAAAATGTTAAGAAAACAGGGGAAGATGCTAAAATTGCATTAAGATCAATAAGAAGAGAAGCTAATGACAAAATAAAGTCATTAAAGAAAGATGGAGATATCTCAGAAGATGAAGTTAAGAGCGGAGAAGAAAAAGTTCAAAAAGTAACGGATTCTTTTGTTAAAGAAATAGATGCTGTAATAATAGCAAAAGAAAAAGAGATTATGTCAATTTAA
- the pyrH gene encoding UMP kinase, protein MEKCAYKRVILKVSGEALAGQNGFGFDFDIIKRIALEVKALVDMNVEVGLVVGGGNIWRGRSGEGMDRSQADYMGMMATCINALALQDSLEQAGVMTRVQTAIEMKEIAEPFIRRRAVRHLEKGRVVIFAAGTGNPYFSTDTTAALRAAEIEADVILLAKKVDGVYDKDPHKYNDAKKYDTLTYIEVLEQGLQVMDSTATSLCMDNNIPILVFGLDESGNIKKAISGEKIGTLVSSKK, encoded by the coding sequence ATGGAGAAATGTGCATATAAAAGAGTAATACTTAAAGTTTCAGGTGAAGCGTTAGCAGGTCAAAATGGATTTGGATTTGATTTTGATATAATAAAGAGAATAGCTTTAGAGGTTAAGGCTTTAGTAGATATGAATGTAGAAGTAGGTCTAGTAGTAGGCGGCGGAAACATTTGGAGAGGCAGAAGCGGAGAAGGAATGGACAGATCTCAAGCTGATTATATGGGTATGATGGCTACTTGTATAAATGCATTAGCTCTTCAAGATTCATTAGAACAAGCAGGAGTAATGACTAGAGTTCAAACTGCTATAGAAATGAAGGAAATAGCAGAACCGTTTATAAGAAGAAGAGCAGTTAGACATTTAGAAAAAGGAAGAGTAGTTATATTTGCAGCAGGAACAGGAAATCCTTATTTCTCAACTGATACTACAGCAGCATTAAGAGCAGCTGAAATAGAAGCTGATGTAATTCTTTTAGCTAAAAAGGTTGATGGTGTTTACGATAAGGATCCTCACAAATATAATGATGCAAAAAAATATGATACATTAACATATATAGAAGTTTTAGAACAAGGATTACAAGTAATGGATTCAACTGCAACTTCATTATGTATGGATAATAATATTCCAATATTAGTATTTGGATTAGACGAATCAGGTAATATCAAAAAAGCAATATCAGGTGAGAAGATAGGAACTTTAGTTTCATCTAAAAAATAA
- the tsf gene encoding translation elongation factor Ts — MITAQSVKELREKTGAGMMDCKKALTESQGDMEKAVEILREKGLAAAAKKAGRVAAEGIVKTYISDDKKTAGIVELNCETDFVAANEEFVTFATRLAEMASTTKSTTVEEFVTEKYDAENTVTEALTALIAKLGENMTVRRFDRFAIENGVVQSYIHGGGRIGVVVELACDTASDVLAEVAKDVCMQVAAANPAFLSKDDVDNTALEKEKEIYRVQALNEGKPEKIVEKMVMGRIQKYYKEVCLLDQAWVKDGDKSITKYLQEKSKEVGSPITVTRFVRFERGEGIEKAEDNFAEEVAKMSK, encoded by the coding sequence ATGATAACTGCTCAATCAGTTAAAGAATTAAGAGAAAAAACTGGTGCAGGAATGATGGACTGCAAAAAGGCTTTAACAGAATCTCAAGGAGATATGGAAAAGGCTGTTGAAATATTAAGAGAAAAGGGTCTTGCTGCTGCTGCAAAGAAAGCAGGAAGAGTTGCTGCAGAAGGTATAGTTAAGACTTACATATCAGATGATAAGAAGACAGCTGGTATAGTTGAATTAAACTGTGAAACTGACTTCGTTGCTGCAAATGAAGAGTTTGTTACTTTTGCAACAAGATTAGCTGAAATGGCTTCAACAACAAAATCTACTACAGTAGAAGAATTCGTTACTGAAAAGTACGATGCTGAAAATACTGTAACAGAAGCATTAACTGCATTAATTGCTAAATTAGGCGAAAATATGACAGTTAGAAGATTTGACAGATTCGCTATAGAAAACGGAGTTGTTCAAAGCTATATCCACGGTGGTGGAAGAATTGGTGTTGTAGTAGAATTAGCTTGTGATACTGCAAGTGATGTTTTAGCAGAAGTTGCTAAGGACGTTTGTATGCAAGTTGCTGCTGCTAATCCAGCATTCTTAAGCAAAGATGATGTAGATAACACAGCTTTAGAAAAAGAAAAGGAAATCTACAGAGTTCAAGCTTTAAATGAAGGAAAACCAGAAAAGATAGTTGAAAAAATGGTAATGGGAAGAATTCAAAAGTACTACAAAGAAGTATGTCTTTTAGATCAAGCTTGGGTTAAAGATGGAGATAAGAGTATAACTAAATATCTTCAAGAAAAATCAAAAGAAGTTGGTTCTCCAATAACTGTAACTAGATTCGTTAGATTCGAAAGAGGAGAAGGAATCGAAAAGGCTGAAGATAACTTCGCAGAAGAAGTAGCTAAGATGAGCAAATAA
- the rpsB gene encoding 30S ribosomal protein S2 — protein MSVISMKQLLEAGVHFGHQTRRWNPKMAPYIFTERNGIYIIDLQKTVKKADEAYNFIKEVATEGKDILFVGTKKQAQEAIQEEAIRSNMHFVNNRWLGGMLTNFKTIKTRINRLEALQTMEQDGTFDVLPKKEVIKLKGEMEKLEKNLGGIRNLDASNIGAMFVVDPRKEKNAISEAKILGIPVVGIVDTNCDPEEVDYVIPGNDDAIRAVKLITAKMADGIIEGRQGEQLAE, from the coding sequence ATGTCAGTAATATCAATGAAACAATTATTAGAAGCAGGTGTACACTTTGGACACCAAACAAGAAGATGGAACCCTAAGATGGCTCCTTATATATTCACAGAAAGAAATGGAATATATATAATAGATCTTCAAAAGACTGTTAAGAAAGCAGACGAAGCTTATAACTTCATCAAAGAAGTTGCTACTGAAGGAAAAGACATATTATTTGTTGGAACTAAGAAGCAAGCTCAAGAAGCTATTCAAGAAGAAGCTATAAGATCAAACATGCACTTCGTTAACAATAGATGGTTAGGTGGAATGTTAACAAACTTCAAAACTATCAAAACAAGAATAAACAGACTTGAAGCTTTACAAACTATGGAACAAGATGGTACTTTTGATGTACTACCTAAGAAAGAAGTTATAAAGTTAAAAGGCGAAATGGAAAAACTTGAAAAGAACCTTGGCGGAATCAGAAATCTTGATGCTTCAAACATAGGAGCTATGTTTGTTGTAGATCCAAGAAAAGAAAAGAACGCTATCTCAGAAGCTAAGATATTAGGAATCCCTGTTGTTGGAATAGTTGACACTAACTGTGATCCAGAAGAAGTTGACTACGTAATTCCAGGAAACGATGATGCTATAAGAGCTGTTAAGTTAATAACTGCAAAAATGGCTGATGGTATAATCGAAGGAAGACAAGGCGAACAATTAGCTGAATAA
- the codY gene encoding GTP-sensing pleiotropic transcriptional regulator CodY, protein MSSLLNKTRMLNKILQKSGTDPVAFEDICSLLSEVLSCNVYVASRKGKVLGHTFSKNFECDIMRKHVVEEKRFPQEYNEKLLNVQDTISNLGNKGLCVFDGEDNCIMEDKITTIVPIIGNRERLGTLILARFGEEFTDEDLVLAEYSATIVGMEVLRSKQDEFEAEARKKAVVQLAIGTLSYSELEAVEHIFGELDGTEGLLVASKIADKVGITRSVIVNALRKFESAGVIESRSLGMKGTHIKILNEKLLDELKKIK, encoded by the coding sequence ATGTCATCATTATTAAATAAAACTAGAATGTTAAATAAGATTTTACAAAAATCAGGGACAGATCCAGTGGCTTTTGAAGATATATGTTCATTATTAAGTGAAGTTTTATCTTGTAATGTTTATGTTGCAAGTAGAAAGGGAAAAGTATTAGGACATACTTTTTCTAAGAATTTTGAATGTGATATAATGAGAAAACACGTAGTAGAAGAAAAGAGATTCCCACAAGAGTACAATGAGAAGTTATTAAATGTACAAGATACTATATCAAATTTAGGTAATAAAGGCCTATGTGTATTTGATGGAGAAGATAATTGTATAATGGAAGATAAAATAACTACTATAGTACCTATAATTGGGAATAGAGAAAGACTAGGTACTTTAATTTTAGCTAGATTCGGAGAAGAATTTACTGATGAAGATTTAGTACTTGCTGAATATAGCGCTACTATAGTTGGGATGGAAGTTTTAAGATCTAAGCAAGATGAGTTTGAAGCAGAAGCTAGAAAGAAAGCTGTTGTTCAATTAGCTATTGGAACTTTATCATACTCAGAGTTAGAAGCAGTTGAACATATTTTCGGAGAACTAGATGGAACAGAAGGATTATTAGTAGCTTCAAAAATAGCAGACAAGGTTGGAATAACAAGAAGTGTTATTGTAAATGCGTTAAGAAAGTTTGAAAGTGCTGGTGTTATAGAATCAAGATCTCTTGGAATGAAAGGGACACACATAAAAATATTAAATGAAAAGTTATTAGATGAATTAAAAAAGATTAAATAA